CCAAATACCACTGTTTTGAAATCTGAATTTCTTTTTTGCTTTAACGGCAAAGAGTTTCTCTAAATCTTCTTTGGGCGTTATCAAACATATCTTGGAATTTGGAAACAGATTGATTATTTTCGAAAGATGTCTATAGAATTTTGAGTCACCTTCTTTCAATCTGATTCCAAATGGTGGGTTACTGATGACATGAAATTGGTCTTTAAATGATTTTAAGTCCTCGAAAAAGACATGGCGAAAGATTACATTCTTTTCTACACCAGCTCTCTGAGCATTTTCATTTGCTATTTTTAGTATTCGTCGATCTTTATCAAAGCCCATTGCGATTATTTGATCTTTCATATCAACATTTCCTTGGGTTTTGATGGGGTATCTGTCAAATATGGGCCATCTTTGAAAGGCAAATTGTCTCTTGTTATTCAGAATTTTAAGATCTATTCTTGCAGCTTCTATTGGTATTGTGCCGCTTCCACAAAAAGGATCGACCAAAATAGTTTTTCCATCCCATTGGCTCAGCAATATGAGAGCAGCAGCGATAGTTTCGCGTAATGGTGCCACGGATGTTTTGATTCTATACGCTCTTTTATTCAACGCGTCCTTTCCAGTGGTGTCGATCATTATAGAAACAACATTGTTTTTCAGGTACACGTACAAGGGATATTCTGTCCCATCACTTTTTCCATCTGATTTGATCTTGTTGTAAATGGCTTTTTTAACAACAGACGCAACAGCACCAGTCGCAGAGAGTCTTGAATTTCTCACCTTGACTTTTTCAACCACAAGATTTGCCTTTTTATGGATTATCTCTTGCCACTGGGCACTGTGAACACCATTGTATAGATCATCAAAATCTTGAGCTTCAAAGGAAGTCATATGTATCAAAATTCTGTCAGCACTGTTTAGACTAAAATTGAGTAAAGGAATATCTTCTATTTTTCCAAGAAAGTGTACGTGCCCTGCTGTAACCATTTTTATCTTAAAGCCATGCTTTCTCAATTCAATACACACAGCTCCCTCGAGTCCAGAACTACACAAAGCAACAAATTCCATCTTAACACCTCTGTAGTTGATTGTATCAAAATATATATATGAATTAGTTAGTTTTACTAACATTTAGCATGATACAATTACCATAGGAGGTGAGTTTTTTGTTAGAGAATAGGATCGTCGAGCGGCTTATAAATGAAGGCATCCGCAAGGGGGCAGATTTTGTAGAGATCTTCGCCGAAGACAGATCGAGTACAGAGATGACCATGATCGATGGTAGAGTAGAAGTTGCCAGCAGTGGTCGGGAATTTGGGATAGGTTTGAGGGTTTTCAAAGACGAACAACAAGTGTATGCCTATACGAATGATTTTTCTGAAAAACAGTTGTCTTTAGTGCTTAACAGATTAATAGATGCGCTCGAAATCAAAAATGGTGTGGAAAGGTCAATCAACATGATCAACAAAGATGTAAAAAATTCTCATTTAATTTTCTTCTATCCTCAGGATGTATCAAAATCTGAAAAAACAAAAATTATGAAAAGGGCGCATGAAGGGGCAAAGAATTATTCGAACCTTATAAGTCAAGTTGTTATAAGATATTGGGATTATGATCAAAAGATCTTTATAGCAAATTCAGATGGATTGATATCGCAAGATCGTCGTGTTCGGACAAGGCTTATGGTCAATGCTGTTGCAACAAAAGATTCAGAGCAAGAATCAGGCTTTTTTGGTCCTGGAGCAGCAATGGGTATAGAATTTTTCAATTTGCTTGATCCATATGATGTGGGGGTTGAAGCGGCCAGGATTGCAGACAGAATGGTCAGAGCAGATTATGCACCAGCTGGAAAAATGCCGGTTGTTATTTCAAATGCATTTGGTGGTGTTATATTCCATGAAGCATGTGGACACGCGCTTGAGGCAACTTCAGTGGCAAAAGGCGCTTCTGTCTTTGCAGGAAAACTTGGTCAGAAGATAGCGTCAGATTGCGTTTCTGCTGTTGACGACGGTACGATACCAAACGCTTGGGGATCGAATAATATCGACGATGAAGGAACACCAACGCAAAGGAATTTACTCATAGAAAATGGGATTCTCAAGACATACCTTGTTGATCGTTTCCATTCCAAGAAAATGGGGATACAACCAAATGGATGCGGTCGGAGACAGAATTATAAATTTGCACCAACCTCAAGGATGAGTAATACCTTTATACTGCCTGGAAAATTTTTGCCAGAAGAGATTATCGCTGCAACAGAATATGGATTATACGCAAAAACAATGGGTGGAGGATCTGTTCACCCTGCCACAGGTGAATTCAACTTTGCCGTCGCTGAAGGTTATCTGATAGAAAAAGGTAGGATAACAAAACCCGTCCGCGGTGCTACTCTTATAGGCAAAGGTTCAGAAGTGATTCAAAAGATCGATATGGTTGGAAATGATCTATCGCGTGGCCAAGGAATGTGTGGATCTATGTCTGGTAGTGTTCCGGCAGATGTTGGACAACCCACGATTAGGGTAACTGAGCTCATAGTTGGGGGGCGAAGTAAATGAGGATAGAAGATTTCAAAGATAAAGTTTTTTCTTACGCCAAAAAGAAGGGTTTTGACGAATGTGAATTGCGTTTCACTCGTGAGAGAGAATTTGGAGTTGTTGTGAGTAAGCAAAATATCGATAACTACAACGATGCAGATTCATTAAAAGTTACATTCAAAGGACTGAAAGATTCAAAAGCCGCTTTTTCATCATGTGAAATTGTTGATGAAGACTCGGTGAAATTTTTGGTAGATAGTGCTTATGAGAATCTTTTGGTAACCGATACATTAGAAGAAGATTCTATATATGACGGATCTGGTGAATATCACAATCCACAATTTTTTAAAGACGAGTTTGAAAAACTACCTGTTAGGAACAAGATAGACATTGCAAAGACTATGGAGCAGAAGGCGATGGCATTTGATAAGCGTATAGCCATGGTTATGATGAGTGTATACTCCCACGAGAGATATGAGGTTTCAGTGTTTAACACAAAGGGACTCAATCTTTCGGAGAGTGCTGGTCTTGGTGCAGCTTATGTATATCTTGTCGCATCAGATGGTAAAAAACCAAAAAGAGGATTCAAGGTGAAATTTGGATCAAAACCAAGCGATATCGATCCAGAAAAAGTGGCTTTTGAAGCGTCTCAAGAAGCGCTTTCACAACTTGGTGCAGAAAGTATCCCAAGTGGTAAATACAGGGCTATACTCAGGCGAGATGTCTTTTCAGAGTTGTTTTTTGCCTTTATGCCGATTTTCTCTGCTGAATCGGTGCAAAAAGGTCTGTCTCCATTGAAAGGTAAACTCAATTCCAAGATTGCCAGTGAAATACTAACTGTTGTCGATGACCCACTTTTTGAGAAAGCACCTATAAAGAGATCTTTTGACAACGAAGGAGTACCTACAAGGAGAAAACCTTTCATAGACCACGGTGTTTTAACAACGTATTTTCACTCACTGAAATCTGCAAAGAGAGATGGTGTCAAACCAACGGGCAATGTCTTCACTTATAAATGTACACCATTGAATGTAGTTGTAGAGGTGGGTAAAAAAAGCTATGAAGATTTGATAAAGCAGCTTGAAAAAGGTGTGATAATAACTGCTCTTGATGGTTTGCACTCAGGAGTAAGAACTGTATCTGGAGAGTTTTCTGTGAGTGCATTAGGGTATTATGTTGAAAATGGCGCAATAATTAAACCCGTTGAACAGATAACTATCTCGGGAAATATTCTTGAGCTACTCAGGAGGATTGAGGAAATAGGTACTGATTGTGATTTGGTTTCGGGTTCTGCTTATTTTCCATCTATTTTGGTTGAAAATATTGATGTAGCAGGTAGCGGTTCGTGATTGACTCTTGACAGATTTGATTTGTCATAGTATGATTATGCAAACAAGTTGAAAGGTGGCTTAGTGGTGATTGGTTTTTGCTGTTGGCTCCAACCTTCAATAGTTGAAATAAAGCATCATGCGAAGTACAGCCCGGTTGATCCCCGGGTGGTACTTCGTTAGGTGCCACCTGATAGGGTAAAAGTAACAAAAAACCGGGCTGTGAAAAAACAGCCCGGTTTTTTTATTATACGGAGGTGATTTAGGTGAAAAGATTTTTGGTGGTGATGATTTTAGTTGTAGCAACACTGAGTTTTGCTTCACTGATCGAGGATATTCAGAAAAGAGGCGTTTTGAGAATTGGACAAGACGAGGGTTACATGCCGTTGTATGGTACAGACGAAAAAGGAGAGCGTGTCGGGCTTGAAATTGAGTTGATCAACAAGATGGCAGAGATTCTTGGTGTAAAAGTAGAGTTCGTCATTGTCAATTGGGACGGTATCATACCGGCTCTTATCTCTGGAAAATTCGACATGATCTTTTCTGGTATGACGATCACACCCGAACGCGCTCTAAAGGTGAATTTCTCGATACCATATTTAACTGTCGGACAGGCTATATTATATAACAAAGCCACATTCAAGACTCCACCAACTTATGAGGAACTCTCTCAAAGGCAATTGACTATAGCTGTTCAACTTGGTACTACAGGTGAATTCACTGCAAGAAGGATGTTTCCAAAAGCCAAGATATTGACTTTTTCAACTATGGATGAAGCGGCTTTTCAGGTGGTTTCAAAGCGAGCAGATATCATGGTGAATGATTCAATTTATGTAAAGTTTTTAACGCAAAAATACGATACTCTCGGTATGGTTCAAGAATTGCTGAGTCTCGAAGATCTGGGGATTGCGATTAGAAAAGGAGATCTTGAAACTCTCAGATGGCTTGATACGTTCATTCAGTGGGCCAAGACGACTGGTTTGATCGATGAACTCTACAAAAAGTGGCTGACTGGTGAATGAGGGCAGAAGCCCTCATTCTTGGAGGTGTATTCATGAAAAAAGTCTATGCGATATTTCTTACAGTATTGGTTTTGGTGGTATTGTATTTTTCTATAGCTCAAGTTTATCCATTCAACTGGTTAATTGTATTGAAATATCGCACGGTATTTTTGAAGGGGTTACTCACAACGATGAATTTGAGCGGTTTCTCGTTGCTCATTTCATTTGCAATTGGTATTGTCTTTGCCTTGATGAGAAGATCTTCGGGGATTTTCAGAGAGTTTGCCGTGCTGTATATCTTCTTTTTCAGAAATACTCCATTACTTGTCGTGATACTCCTGACTTATTATGGTCTTGGAAGTATTTTACCCTTTGATAGGTTTTGGGCCGCAGTCTTGGGTTTGTCAGCTTTTGAAGGTGCATACCTTGCCGAGATAATCCGTTCTGGTCTTGATGCAGTGGACAAGGGGGAATTAGAGGCGGGCTTTTCCTTGGGTTTGACGAATTTTGAGGTGTTTTTGTACATTCACTTCCCTCAGGCCATCAGGATCTCTTTACCTGCACTAATAGGACAATCGATAAGCCTTGTAAAGGATAGCTCTTTGGCGTCAGTCATAGCATTAGCTGAGTTAACTATGACTGGTAGACAGGTTGGAACACAGACGTTGGCGTCTTTTGAAAGTTATTTGACCATAGCTGTTTTCTATGTTGCTGTTACAAGTGTCCTCTCTGTTCTGGGGAATTGGTTAGAAAGGAGGCTCGCCATACCATGAGTTTGTTGCAAGTAGTTGATGTTCACAAAAGATACGGGAAAACTGAGGTTTTAAGAGGGATTTCTTTCGAAGTTAGTCAGGGGGAGATAGTTGTCATAATGGGGCCATCTGGTGCTGGTAAATCAACATTACTTAGAACGATAAACTATTTAGTGAAGCCAGATAAGGGTGAGATATTTTTTAAAGGTCAAAGGATTACTGATGATCAATCAATCTTGAGACAAATAAGATCGCAGATTGGTTTTGTCTTTCAACATTTCAATCTTTTCAGCCATATGACAGCCTTAGAGAATGTCATGCTTGGTCTGACGAAGGTCAAAAAGTTTTCTAAAGACAAGGCATACCAAGTAGCGAGAGAATGCCTTGAAGTCGTTGGTTTGACTGGAAAGGCTCAAAGTTATCCTTCTCAACTCTCTGGAGGCCAAAAACAAAGGGTGGCAATCGCGCGTGCACTCGCAATGAAACCAGATCTCATACTCTTTGATGAGCCCACATCGGCACTCGATCCCACATTAGTTGGAGAAGTTCACCAAGTGATGAAAAAACTTGCAAATCAAGGTCACACAATGGTGGTAGTAACACACGAAGTGAATTTTGCAAAAAGTGTGGCTTCCAGGATATTGTACATGGAAAACGGTATCATCGTCGAAGATTCGGATCCAATTAGTTTTTTCACACAACCAATGTCTCAGAATGCAAAAAATTTTATAGCAACCGTTTATTCTTGAGCTCGATCAACTCTCTCAGCCCGATACTCTTGACGTTCAGCACTTTGTGCTGAGTTATTAGTTTTGGTAATTCTTCATCTTTAACAAGAAGGACGATTTTTCCATTTAAATTAGATAGTACATGATTTTGAGAATTAGATACTTCCTGTAGCACCTGAACGGCATAGAATTTTCCAACTGGCAAATCCTGTACTTTTCCTGTAAGGAGAATCCTACCTTCACTCAGCAAGATTAAATAATCCGCGAGTACTGAAACCTCTTCTTCGTCATGTGTACTCAGCAAAATCGTCGTACCTTCATTTTTCATATTAATGAGCAATTTCCACAACAATTCTTTTGATTCACGATCAAGGCCACTCGTAGGTTCGTCGAGTATTAACAGTTTTGGATTGTTCATCAGGGCAATTGCAATCATCAATCTTTGTTGGACTCCCTTAGAAAGGGTTCTGACAGGATTTTTTGTAATTGGTATATAAAACTTCTCCATGATTTGCACAGGATTAACTCTCATCTTTTTCAAGGCGGCGAAGTGTTTTATGTTTTCAACAACATTCAGTTCTTTCAATAATGAGGGATTTTCTGGGACAAAACTGAGTATTTTTCTGAGCCTTTCGGGGCTTTTCACCACATCGATTTGCTCGATTTTTATATTACCTCGATCGGGTTTGAGAATTGTAGCAAAAATCTTGAGCAAGGTAGTTTTACCTGCTGAATTAGCACCCAGGATTGCTATACAATTTTCTTCAGACTCAAATGAGATATCTTCAAGTACTCTCTTGGTTGAGAAAGTTTTATAAATGTTTGTACATGATATTTTCATTTTTCACACAATCCTTATGGGCATGACTATGTATAGATATCCTTCTACATTCAATGGGTTGATCTGTAAAGGACTTGTACTGTCTACGAAATTGAACTCAACTTCATCTGTGTGAATATGCCTCAAAGCCTCCATCAAAAAAAGAGGGTTAAAAGCAGCAACGATGTCTTCGCCTTCTTTTCTAATAGGTAATTCTTCGTTTACTTCACCAGAGTCTGGGCTCCTACTGCTCAGAGACAAGATATCTTCACCAACTTCTACTTTAACCGACTCACTACCTCTCCTTGCTATGACCATTGTTCTTCGGAGTGCTTCAATTAGATCATTCTTTGAAAAGATAACTTTACTTTTAAAGGCTTTGGGTAAGACTTTCCTGTAATCTGGAAAATCTATTTCTACAACTCTCATGACTGTTTCGATGTTTGGTGTACTCAAAGATAGTCGCTTACCATCGTAATGAATGGTTATATTTGTTTCAGAGCAACTTTGAACTATACTTTGAAGTTCCTTCATGCTCTTGAGTGAAATCAGAAAACTCGATTCACTTTGTGTTGATAGCCTTTCCTCCGCCAAGGCTAAGCGAAAGCCGTCAGATGCAACAAGTCTGAGAAAGCCATTTCCTATTTCCCAGAAAACACCGTTGAGATTTCTCATGAATTCGTCTTTGGCAGCGCAGAAGATAACTCTTTCAATCATCTCTGAAAGTGTCTTAGATTCTATATCAAGCGCATATCCTTCAGACGGTAAAGAGATCTCTGGAAATTCACTTGGATCCATGGTTGGAACCCTGAATTTACTGCGTCCACACTCGAGAGCCAGCAAACCAGATGAAAAATTCAATTGAATTTTCCCTTCATTGGGCAAGGTCTTAACTATTTCATAGAGAATCTTTGCATCGACTGCAAATCTTCCTTCACTATCAGTTTCACATTCTACGCGGGCTTTAACTCCTGTTTCCAGATCGGTGGCATGTAGGTATGTTCCTTTCTGTGAAACATCAAATAAAATACATGCCATTATAGGTTTGATGGTCTTCGAGGGCACAGTCTTTGAGACAATTGAGATCTTATTCGAAAGTTCACTTGCTTCTACGTTGATCTTCATTCTCATCCCTCCTGAGAGTCGGCAAAAAGTATATCACATACATCATATCCAAATGATTTCACAATATTTAGGACTTTATCTTTGAGCCATAGTTTGTCAAAGAGATTCACATATACTCTATCGAGTTGCAATTTTTTCATCGTATATATATTATCAAATTTCGAAGGATTTCCGAAAAATGAAAAGGGATTCGATATGCATAATTTCGTCCGACCAAGCTTTTTAACCGCTTCTTCCAAGAGAGCACCCGAAACAAAGAGCCATTCGTATTTCTCGTGTTTTGAGATTGTGATATCCAATAATGATGAGCCAAATTTTCGTACTGTACCATCACTTTTCAAGCCACAAACACCGGTGCAATTTTTGAATATCTCTTTAACAAATAGTGGTGCAAGGGGAATTTGAATTGCACCCAAAACTCGTTCAATAGATCTTTGAAGTTCTGTTTCTCCTTGCTGCGTGCCAATTACAAAGATGATGTGCGCATCCTCGATGAATCCAGCGTGTACAAGTCTATCCAAGGCTCCATCAACTATAAGTGTTTCAAAACAATCTTTTTTGGAGGCGATTTCGATGGCTTTAGGTGTTGCTCCAGCGATCATTACAGAAGTAGGGAGTATGGATTGAGCCAGAAAGACCGTGCCAGCCAATGGATTTTCATCGACTGCTTCGATTATTGAGAAATGAGAACCATTAAGGAATCTTTCACATGTTAGGACAAAATCACCTTGTTTAAGCTCCACTAAGGGCTTGGGTGATCCAGTTATGGTATCGGTCTCTTCTCCATCAAAGCCGATGCTCGTAACACAAATCTTATTCATTTCTTTCAAGAGATGCTTAACAACTGTTGTTTTTCCAACATTTTTTGCATTACCGACAACGTAAATCACTTTTGCCAACCTTTTGACCTCCGAATTCTGTCACTTTCCTTAGGAAGTAAATACCTGCGCTTTCCTGTCAGTAAGGAAGCAACCCCATCGGTGCTCTTTCTTTCCTCTTCAATATAGTTTTCGTCACATTCACTCCTGTAATCTCGAGGTTCGTTGTATACAAAAATACCTCCTTCGTAATTTCTCACTATGACTTTTCCTTCACCCATCGAGATTAGATACTGGGGTTCGATCGGAATCTTACCACCTCCACCTGGCGCGTCGATCACATAGGTAGGTACGGCGAAACCCGAAGTATGACCTCTGAGATATTCTATGATCTCTATACCTTTTGAAACAGTCGTTCTGAAATGTGACAACCCTCTGGAAAGATCACACTGGTATATGTAATATGGTCTCACTCTGTTTTTCACCAGTTCATGTACCAGTTTTTTCATGATTTGTGGACAATCGTTGATGCCTCTAAGCAAAACACTCTGGTTACCAAGTGGAATTCCAGCATCTGCCAATCTTGCAAGTGCCTTAGTTGACATTTCAGTGAATTCTTTGGGGTGATTAAAATGTGTGTTTATCCATATTGGGTGATATTTCTTTAACATTTTTGTGAGTTCTTCAGTAATTCTCATTGGCAACACCACAGGAACACGAGTACCTATTCTTATAATCTCAACATGATTGATCTCCCTAATTCGAGATATTATGCTCTCAAGTCTTTCAGTCGAAAGGGTTAAAGGATCTCCGCCAGAGATTAAAACATCTCTGATCTTTTTGTTGGCTCTTATGTACTCGATGGCTTTGTTCAAATGTTCATCTGAAAGTGGTGCATCGGTCTCACCAGCAAATCTTCTTCTGGTACAATGTCTGCAATACATCGAGCATTGATCTGTCACCAGTAACAAAACACGGTCTGGATATCTATGTGTCAATCCTTTTACTGGTGAATCTACGTCTTCGTGTAAAGGATCTAACATCTCCTCACTGGAGATATTCAATTCTTTCGCGGTTGGAATAGCCTGCATTCTCACAGGACATTTTGGGTTATCTGGATCCATTAGGGTTGCGTAATAAGGTGTTATGGCCATTCTTAAAAATTTGAGAGAGTGTTTCACACCTTCTCGTTCTTGTTCGGTTAGGTTCACGATGTGTTGCAGCGTTTCAAGATCCATTACTCTGTTACTCAACTGCCAGTGCCAGTCATTCCATTCTTCTTGCTTCACATCTTTCCAGATCGAGATTTCTCTGTAATCTCTCATATCAAAGACCTCCTCAGATAAGTTTTTCTCCTCTGAGCATCTTTTCTATCTCCGATTTACTGATCAAAACAACTTTTTTGATGAAGGTTTTTCTACAGATTTCTTGGGCAAGATCTCTCACCGATTGTGGTATCTCAGCGTTAGTAACGATTCCAATTCTGTCGATTCCATACAATGTAGCAGCCATGAGTACCTCTTCAAGTGCTTTTGGTGATATTGAGTTGCTGTAATATTTTGCCTGGAATACATAAGTAGCTTTGCCGTTTTTGACTATCAAATCGACTCCAAAGTCATGAGATCCCTTGGTCGCTGCAGCCCGATACCCAAGGCTTGTGAAAAGATCTGCCATGAACTGCTCAAAACTCCACCCATCTTTGAACCCACGTTCCCATTTCTTTCTCAATTCTGATAATTTTGGTGATCTTCTTTTGAAAATTAAATAAAGTGCAATTGACAAAACAAATGTCACTAAAAGTACGATCAGCATTTTGCAAGCTCCCGCGTGGTCAATTTTATTCCATGAGACTTGCGCGACTTCGAAAGCATGTGAAGTGCCTTCCTTGCATGAGGAGTGGTTTGATAGTAGTATATTTCAATATGATACACGTTTGACAAAAGCGCCATGATTACAACCTTTCTCAAATCATCGAATGTCAATTGATCTTCGTTGACAAGAACTATTTGTCTTTGCAACAGTTTCTTATAAGTAGCTATCCAGCTCTTGCCGTAATAGGTGTGTTCTAAACAAACCCAACCTGCTTCTTGAAGCGATCTTTGTACTCGTGCCTTTAGTGTTTTTTGGCTTTTCAGGGATCTATTTGCGATTTTTATAAGTACCCAACTCAGTATTACGAAGATGGTCAGTTTCAATAAAAACAATTGTATCACTCCATTACCAATACACATTGTACAACTTTGAATGGTAAAATTCCATTGGAGGTGCAAAAACTGCGAAAGGTTACACTAATTATTTTGTTTTCAGCTATTTTTATCGGCATCACCATGCTCATACTCAGTTTTTTAGTGCCGAGCAAGATATTGCTGGAGATGCTTTACAAAAAGGTGGAGAAAAATCCGTATTGTTTGCTTGTTGTGGGGACAGATGCTGTCATAGAAAAAACAGTTAGAACTGATGCGATTATGATTTTGTTGGTTGATCATCAACGTGGAAAGGTTTTGATAAGCAATGTTCCAAGGGATTTATTGGTTGGGAAGAACAAGATAAATTCATTGTATGAAAGATCTGGCATGGATGGTCTTCAAGAAACACTGAAGCAGTTGTTGAACCTTGATTTTGATGGATATGCAATTGTGAATTATGAGGTCTTCAAGTATCTTGGTGACAAACTTGGTCCTATTGAGATACAAATAAAAGAACCCATGAAATACTCCGATACAGTTCAGAATCTTTACATCGATTTTCAACCGGGGATTTACCAGATGAAGGGAGACGAATTACTTGCCTACATAAGATATCGTCGGGAAGCAATGGGTGATCTTGCGAGGATAGAAAGGCAAAAAGAAGTGCTCATAAAGCTTGTTGAAAAGGCAAGAAATCTTGATGTTTTTCAGATTGCATCTA
The DNA window shown above is from Thermotoga profunda AZM34c06 and carries:
- a CDS encoding LCP family protein, producing MLILSFLVPSKILLEMLYKKVEKNPYCLLVVGTDAVIEKTVRTDAIMILLVDHQRGKVLISNVPRDLLVGKNKINSLYERSGMDGLQETLKQLLNLDFDGYAIVNYEVFKYLGDKLGPIEIQIKEPMKYSDTVQNLYIDFQPGIYQMKGDELLAYIRYRREAMGDLARIERQKEVLIKLVEKARNLDVFQIASIFSSVRKNVSMNIDIGELIYLFLKLKKSMSIGFVSFPYVINKDGDVVADPQKLADYKNVLMSLNVPETKSMPKVLLLNCSSDKSRGFLVRSQDLWNQKAGVLPNQIVWEDVGINLNRDTVIILNKAKQEEIKSLIKKVYPNYDFVFKLSSDQDVFVQYLSIVKKMSENRIYPAFPYDAVVMVTK